The genomic region CTGGGTGCTGCAAGGAGTATGCCTCACCCTGAATTCTGATTAACCTTTGGGTGaagaaaactgcttaatgaatTCGGAGCCTGGGGTTGTCAGGAAGAGTGATCGGGTCTGCTGTCATTTCTTGGGGCCTCTCAAGAGGCAGGAGGGGGACTGACACTGATTTTTCATTTGAAATCAGCCATTTAAATCTCTTTCCATACAAATTAACCtgaatggttttgtttttaatactactttttaaaaggaatttataTAATCAAAAAGTAAATATTGGAGAGTATTTTAAGACGTGtggagttttcttttccttctcagaGAAAACACTTGATTAGGCAAAAGTGTCTGGCATACATAGATAGCACTGGCACAAGTGAGAATCCTAATGTAATTTCCAAAGGTGTGTTTTCGACGATCCAGGTCTGTTTCAGCAGATGCTCCTTTTTGGCAAGAAGGGCTGATGATGTTGGGCACAGAGCAGAAGTGGCCAGTCACCTGGAGCCACTTCTCCCCCTTCCAGAACTCTCTGGCCCTAGCTTCTTTGGCTCTGACCTGCTACGGCAACTGTGAGGTTGTTGAGCTTAGTGTTTAGTTCCTGCATGAGCTTCTACCCCCAGCCTGCCTGGGTCTGTGTGGGGTCAGGTGAGGACACAGAACCTCCAGGACCAGTGGTCACTGGGCACCCCTTCCCTCTGTGCCCCACGAGGCTGGCCTGGAGCCCTGGCTGGCCACCTGGAGGTGAGGGGTGGCTTCACTCCACGAGGGAGGAGAGGGGCTAGCACGGGCAGCACAGTAGGCAGAGGCCATCAGAGGCAAAAGCAGCTTCCCACAGAAGCTCAGGAGCGCAGCACATTCTAAGGACTAGCTCTGGGCCAGGAGGAGGCAGGAGTTGCTTCTGGGACCTGTGATTGCTCTCCCTCCTGCAGTCTCCTAGCCCACCTTCAGGTGTTTAATAAAAGACACAAAACAGAAGGAAGGCAggtttagaaaataaagtttgtTGGGATCTTAAACATTTTGgataaaactaacaaaaaagtATGAGCACACATTCAGGTTGTGGTGCTATGAGGAGTAGCGTCATCTTATTTAGTTCCTTGAGATACACGCACGGCTGCTCGGTGATCGGTGCCGCCCTGGGAAAGGTTGGTCAGGAGGTGACAGGGGTCTCCAGGAGGAGCTCGGGAGGTGACAGGGGTCTCCAGGAGGAGCTCGGGAGGTGACAAGGGTCTCCAGGAGGGTGCAGGGGCTGCTCGGCCAGGCTGCCCTGGAGCCTGAGGATAAGGTCAAGGTTGGTGTGTGTTGCTCCGACTTGAGAATTAACTAGGTGTGTGACTGTGTGGCATCGTGAACATCAGTAGTGATGCAGCCGTGGCCTGGGCTTTGCCCGCAGCGCACTTAGGTTACACGGAGCGGGATCCGAAGCAAGCGATTCGGCACACAGGCGTTTGGCCACAGCAGTTAGGAAATACGTATTCTGCAGCAGGGACACGATCATGTTTTGGTGTGAAGAAGGCAAGAGAAGCAGAAGGAGAACGGGCCGGTAGGTGTGAAGTGTTTGGCATGCATGGGAACTAAACAGAAAAGGTGTGGCTGAGATTTCCCAGTGGTGCTCACAGTGCATGGACAGCGCGGGGTGGGGCCCGGCGGGCTTCACACAGTTCTGTCCGTCCCTGAGTGCTTCCTCACCACCTTTCCTCCGTTCACCTGGTCGACCGCCAGCGTCTTCACCTCGGGCTGGGCCTGAGGCGGGGTGGCGTGGTGGATCCGATGCGCCACCCCGACATGGGCCTTGTGCGGCTTTTCGCGGGCCGGGCTGTGCTGCTCGCTGCTTCGGTCGGAGGCGATGGGGGGGATGACGAGGGGCCTCTCTTTGATGAGGTGGACCTCGGTGGACTCCCTAGCCAGCAGAAATGGGGTGGGGTCGGGCATAGCATCCACTGGTTCCCGCAAAAGGAGTTTCCTGCTCTCTGCCCCGAATCTGTAGACCTCTTCAAATTCTGGGTGCAAGGGGGCTGAGAGGCTCTTTTTCATGCGGCGGCGAGGCGTTTCGGGTAGCTTGTCTTTGGGGGGCGCTGGCTTGTAGCTGGCCAGCACGGGGCTCCCTGACGGGCTGGCATCTGAGGTCCCACTGGAGCTCATGAGCTTCTTCTTGGCGGCGTGCAGCTGGGAGGTCAGGTAGGCGATGGTGCTGGCCCGCTGCTCCAGCTCGCTAGACAGCAGGGTCAGCTTGTGACTCTTGGCCTTCAGCTCCTCCAGGTACTTCTTCTCCCGCTCCTTGATGGTGTTCTCCAGCACTGTGATCATCGCGTTCTTCTGCTCCAGTTCTTTCAACAACTCAGCATTTTCGTTCTCTTTCACTTTCAGTTGGGCTTCCAGCTCTTCACATCTTTTCTTTAATTCACTGCTTCTAGAAGTCCCGTCTCCTACAAGAACCAGCCAAGGAAGCAGGTGAAGAACTCATTAGACTGAGGCCGAGTGGTGAGGCCTATGGGGCAGGCGGACCTGTCTGGTGGGGGGCCCTGTCTAGGCTGTGGGGGCCATGCAGAAGGCAGGGCTGTGGGGGCTCTGGAaagacccctcccctccccgaggtggggagatcaggGCATCTCAGAGGCCCTTTCCGGCTCTTAGTTCTCTGG from Pongo pygmaeus isolate AG05252 chromosome 10, NHGRI_mPonPyg2-v2.0_pri, whole genome shotgun sequence harbors:
- the CCDC92 gene encoding coiled-coil domain-containing protein 92 isoform X1, which gives rise to MTSPHFSSYDEGPLDVSMAATNLENQLHSAQKNLLFLQREHASTLKGLHSEIRRLQQHCTDLTYELTVKSSEQTGDGTSRSSELKKRCEELEAQLKVKENENAELLKELEQKNAMITVLENTIKEREKKYLEELKAKSHKLTLLSSELEQRASTIAYLTSQLHAAKKKLMSSSGTSDASPSGSPVLASYKPAPPKDKLPETPRRRMKKSLSAPLHPEFEEVYRFGAESRKLLLREPVDAMPDPTPFLLARESTEVHLIKERPLVIPPIASDRSSEQHSPAREKPHKAHVGVAHRIHHATPPQAQPEVKTLAVDQVNGGKVVRKHSGTDRTV
- the CCDC92 gene encoding coiled-coil domain-containing protein 92 isoform X2 codes for the protein MAATNLENQLHSAQKNLLFLQREHASTLKGLHSEIRRLQQHCTDLTYELTVKSSEQTGDGTSRSSELKKRCEELEAQLKVKENENAELLKELEQKNAMITVLENTIKEREKKYLEELKAKSHKLTLLSSELEQRASTIAYLTSQLHAAKKKLMSSSGTSDASPSGSPVLASYKPAPPKDKLPETPRRRMKKSLSAPLHPEFEEVYRFGAESRKLLLREPVDAMPDPTPFLLARESTEVHLIKERPLVIPPIASDRSSEQHSPAREKPHKAHVGVAHRIHHATPPQAQPEVKTLAVDQVNGGKVVRKHSGTDRTV